One window of the Pseudomonas sihuiensis genome contains the following:
- the pcaF gene encoding 3-oxoadipyl-CoA thiolase — protein MNDAQLHDALIIDAVRTPIGRYAGALASVRADDLGAIPIRALRERHPELDWNAVDDVIYGCANQAGEDNRNVARMAALLAGLPQSVPGTTLNRLCGSGLDAVGSAARALRCGEAGLMIAGGVESMSRAPLVMGKAETAFSRQAELFDTTIGWRFVNPLMQAEFGIDSMPETAENVAAQFAISRADQDAFALRSQQRAAAAQANGRLAKEIVAVEIAQRKGPPKVVSQDEHPRGDTTLEQLARLGTPFRAGGSVTAGNASGVNDGACALLLASPAAARQHGLKARARVVGMASAGVEPRIMGIGPVPATRKVLELTGLTLAEMDVIELNEAFAAQGLAVLRELGLADDDARVNPNGGAIALGHPLGMSGARLVTTALHELEERGGRYALCTMCIGVGQGIALIIERI, from the coding sequence ATGAATGACGCCCAACTGCACGATGCCCTGATCATCGACGCCGTGCGCACCCCCATCGGCCGCTATGCCGGCGCGCTCGCCAGCGTGCGTGCCGACGACCTCGGCGCCATCCCCATTCGCGCCCTGCGCGAGCGCCACCCGGAGCTGGACTGGAACGCGGTGGACGACGTGATCTATGGCTGCGCCAACCAGGCCGGCGAGGACAACCGCAACGTCGCGCGCATGGCCGCGCTGCTCGCCGGCCTGCCGCAGAGCGTACCCGGCACCACCCTCAACCGCCTGTGCGGTTCCGGCCTCGATGCCGTGGGCAGCGCGGCGCGTGCCCTGCGCTGCGGCGAGGCCGGACTGATGATCGCTGGCGGCGTCGAGTCCATGTCCCGCGCGCCACTGGTAATGGGCAAGGCGGAAACCGCCTTCTCCCGCCAGGCCGAGCTGTTCGACACCACCATCGGCTGGCGCTTCGTCAACCCGCTGATGCAGGCCGAGTTCGGCATCGACTCCATGCCGGAGACGGCCGAAAACGTCGCCGCGCAATTCGCCATCTCCCGCGCCGACCAGGACGCCTTTGCCCTGCGCAGCCAGCAGCGCGCTGCCGCCGCGCAGGCCAACGGGCGCCTGGCGAAAGAGATCGTCGCCGTGGAGATTGCCCAGCGCAAAGGGCCACCCAAGGTAGTGAGCCAGGACGAACATCCGCGTGGCGACACCACCCTGGAGCAACTGGCCAGACTGGGCACGCCGTTCCGCGCCGGCGGCTCGGTCACCGCCGGCAACGCCTCGGGCGTCAACGACGGCGCCTGCGCCCTGCTCCTGGCCAGCCCCGCCGCCGCCCGCCAGCACGGGCTGAAGGCCCGCGCCAGAGTGGTCGGCATGGCCAGCGCCGGGGTCGAGCCACGCATCATGGGCATCGGCCCGGTGCCAGCCACCCGCAAGGTGCTGGAGCTGACCGGGCTGACCCTGGCCGAGATGGACGTGATCGAACTCAACGAAGCCTTCGCCGCCCAGGGCCTGGCCGTGCTGCGCGAACTGGGCCTGGCCGACGACGACGCCAGGGTCAACCCCAACGGCGGCGCCATCGCCCTCGGCCATCCACTGGGCATGAGCGGCGCCCGCCTGGTCACCA